The Planococcus liqunii genome includes a region encoding these proteins:
- a CDS encoding DUF1871 family protein: METSEMNRKAARVLEEWDPFSVGKDQYETEIVDVVAQLHLLDHPSDLAKQIQKIYEFSFDKWIPLEKCVDISYKLLGFKYEAKSII; this comes from the coding sequence ATGGAAACAAGTGAAATGAATCGGAAAGCTGCACGAGTTCTTGAAGAATGGGATCCGTTTTCAGTCGGGAAAGACCAATACGAAACGGAAATTGTGGATGTGGTAGCCCAGCTTCATCTGCTCGACCATCCTTCCGATTTGGCTAAACAAATCCAGAAGATTTATGAATTCTCTTTTGATAAGTGGATTCCCCTGGAGAAATGTGTGGATATTTCCTATAAACTGCTTGGCTTTAAATACGAAGCAAAATCCATTATTTAA
- a CDS encoding helix-turn-helix domain-containing protein — protein MNLREDLHAQLKFLREERRLSLDELALKARVGVARLQAYESGEEVPSVQTILKLSNALEVPASNLLDSLETTK, from the coding sequence ATGAATTTGAGAGAAGATTTGCATGCCCAACTAAAATTCCTTCGGGAAGAACGCCGTCTGTCATTGGATGAATTGGCTTTGAAAGCACGCGTCGGCGTAGCTCGCCTCCAGGCATACGAATCAGGGGAAGAAGTACCTTCTGTACAAACTATTTTAAAGCTTTCAAATGCGCTAGAAGTGCCAGCTTCCAATTTGCTGGACTCGTTGGAAACAACCAAATAA